The Dethiosulfovibrio peptidovorans DSM 11002 genome has a window encoding:
- the pseC gene encoding UDP-4-amino-4,6-dideoxy-N-acetyl-beta-L-altrosamine transaminase has translation MIPYGHQYIDEKDIEAVCAVLRGDWLTQGPTVESFEKALAAKVGCRYAVTFSNGTSALHGAMFAAGVEKGDEVITSPMTFAATSNSALYQGGVPVFADIDERTGCLDPEKAMEKLSHRTKVIAPISYSGYPVKLSPFLEMARSVGALVVEDGCHALGASRDGFMVGQEADMTVFSFHPVKHITTGEGGAVVTNDEELARKLRLFRSHGITKDPDEMENADGPWSNEMIDLGYNYRLTDLQCALGLSQLEKLDDFVSYRRAVAGRYDEVLAELPGAVIPAGHPGHGYHLYAFRVPADIRKKLFLDLRDEGIWVQVHYPPVHLHPYYRKSFGYKIGDFPVAERFYSMEVSLPIYVGLSESDQGLVMRKIEDMLKNP, from the coding sequence ATGATCCCCTATGGGCATCAATATATAGACGAAAAGGATATAGAGGCTGTCTGCGCGGTTCTCAGAGGAGACTGGCTGACCCAGGGCCCCACTGTGGAGTCCTTCGAAAAGGCCCTGGCGGCCAAGGTCGGGTGTAGATACGCCGTTACCTTCAGCAACGGCACCTCCGCATTGCACGGAGCAATGTTCGCCGCCGGAGTGGAGAAGGGAGACGAGGTTATTACGTCTCCCATGACCTTTGCCGCCACCTCCAACTCGGCTCTTTATCAGGGAGGGGTTCCAGTTTTCGCCGATATAGACGAGAGAACCGGATGTCTCGATCCCGAAAAGGCCATGGAAAAGCTGTCTCACAGGACGAAGGTTATAGCCCCGATAAGCTATAGCGGCTATCCGGTGAAGTTGAGTCCCTTTCTGGAGATGGCCCGTTCCGTAGGGGCTCTCGTCGTGGAGGACGGCTGCCATGCCTTGGGCGCTAGTAGAGATGGCTTTATGGTGGGGCAGGAAGCGGATATGACGGTTTTCAGCTTTCATCCCGTAAAGCACATAACCACAGGAGAGGGGGGAGCGGTCGTCACAAACGACGAAGAGCTGGCCCGAAAGCTCAGGCTTTTCCGCTCCCACGGAATAACCAAGGATCCCGACGAGATGGAGAACGCCGATGGACCGTGGTCCAACGAGATGATCGATCTGGGCTACAACTACAGGCTTACCGATCTTCAGTGCGCTCTGGGGTTGAGCCAGCTTGAGAAACTGGACGACTTCGTCTCCTATCGCAGGGCGGTGGCCGGACGATACGACGAGGTACTCGCCGAGCTTCCAGGGGCGGTGATACCGGCCGGGCATCCCGGTCATGGATACCATCTCTACGCCTTCAGGGTTCCAGCGGATATCAGGAAAAAGCTCTTTTTGGATCTAAGGGATGAGGGCATATGGGTCCAGGTGCACTATCCTCCGGTTCACCTTCACCCTTATTATAGAAAGAGTTTCGGCTATAAAATCGGGGATTTTCCCGTGGCCGAGAGATTTTATTCCATGGAGGTATCCCTTCCAATATATGTGGGCCTTTCCGAGTCGGATCAGGGTTTGGTCATGAGGAAAATCGAGGATATGTTGAAAAATCCGTAG
- a CDS encoding OmpH family outer membrane protein has translation MGMVKSVRLVALGVLFALVFSSVAVAAEKIGVIEPQKILFQHPKFEQVTKRVQAVLDSKQNEAKSAIEKASDNKKKAEIYATKKQEAAIEEQKLMAPLFKEINLAIRTVAKAKGITVVLDKAQVFYGGVDLTEDVIQQLKKMNLSQ, from the coding sequence ATGGGTATGGTTAAGTCTGTCAGGTTGGTAGCTCTTGGGGTTCTTTTCGCTTTGGTCTTTTCGTCCGTCGCGGTAGCGGCAGAGAAGATCGGGGTGATCGAGCCTCAGAAAATTCTTTTTCAGCATCCCAAGTTCGAGCAGGTAACTAAGAGAGTTCAGGCCGTTCTGGATTCCAAGCAGAACGAGGCCAAGTCCGCTATAGAGAAGGCCTCGGACAACAAGAAGAAGGCCGAGATCTACGCTACCAAGAAGCAGGAGGCCGCCATCGAGGAGCAGAAGCTCATGGCTCCTCTCTTCAAGGAGATCAACCTCGCCATAAGGACTGTGGCCAAGGCCAAGGGCATAACCGTCGTTTTGGACAAGGCGCAGGTTTTCTACGGCGGTGTGGACCTCACCGAGGACGTCATCCAGCAGCTCAAGAAGATGAACCTTTCCCAGTGA
- a CDS encoding HAD family hydrolase: protein MDFSGPRRSAGPFRRLLVTDLDGTLLDGKGSMSSTTVLALERLRSDGWDISVASGRILGSALPHILAVGAELPSILYDGARIIDRRGQVYWEAQMDRDLVTEVLRLGWEQGVEVQAMGDELVFCRPQDLGTIEFFESVGVPYSPSLAGPEADLGRVFRVMFHDRSRSEGRGISEMLKSALGGRAEVVLAGNGFVDVLPFGVNKGSALKRLLDMVDVEYDIVVAVGDNENDMELLRRADVPVAISSAPGDLLALASWTVPCPEMGGADVLVDRLLKIEKEEYVNG from the coding sequence ATGGATTTTTCGGGGCCCCGCCGTTCGGCGGGGCCTTTTCGTCGTCTGTTGGTAACGGATCTGGACGGAACGCTACTGGACGGCAAGGGCAGTATGTCTTCCACCACCGTTTTGGCCTTGGAAAGGCTGAGGTCCGACGGTTGGGATATCTCCGTGGCCAGCGGAAGGATTCTCGGTTCCGCCTTGCCACATATCCTGGCGGTCGGGGCGGAGCTTCCGTCGATTCTATACGATGGGGCCAGGATAATTGATAGACGAGGCCAGGTGTACTGGGAGGCCCAGATGGATCGTGATCTTGTGACGGAGGTCCTTCGTCTCGGCTGGGAGCAGGGGGTCGAGGTTCAGGCTATGGGGGACGAGTTGGTCTTCTGTAGGCCTCAGGACCTCGGAACCATAGAGTTTTTCGAGTCCGTCGGCGTTCCTTACTCTCCGTCTCTTGCCGGTCCCGAGGCCGATCTCGGTAGGGTCTTCCGGGTTATGTTTCACGATCGTTCCCGGTCGGAAGGCAGGGGCATCTCCGAGATGCTCAAATCGGCTCTCGGCGGAAGGGCCGAGGTCGTCTTGGCGGGAAACGGATTCGTCGACGTTTTGCCTTTCGGGGTGAACAAGGGAAGCGCTCTGAAAAGGTTGCTGGACATGGTGGATGTGGAGTACGATATAGTCGTCGCCGTAGGGGATAACGAAAACGACATGGAGTTGTTGCGCAGGGCAGATGTCCCTGTGGCGATTTCCTCCGCTCCCGGGGATCTTCTGGCTCTCGCTTCCTGGACAGTTCCATGTCCAGAGATGGGCGGCGCAGATGTCCTTGTGGATCGGCTTTTAAAGATCGAGAAGGAGGAGTACGTAAATGGCTGA
- a CDS encoding adenosine-specific kinase yields MAEISRWCVEDMVIPENCNIVLGQSHFIKTVEDLYEALVTSSPSLEFGVAFCEASGDCLIRKDGNAPDLVETAVENAGKIAAGHSFVVLLRNGYPINVLDRIKGCQEVCRIFAATANPIQVLVAETEQGRGVVGVVDGFVPKGVESEEDVAARKSLLKDIIGYKR; encoded by the coding sequence ATGGCTGAGATTTCGAGATGGTGCGTCGAGGATATGGTCATTCCGGAGAACTGCAACATAGTGTTGGGGCAGAGCCATTTCATAAAGACCGTAGAGGACCTTTACGAGGCTCTTGTGACCTCGTCGCCTTCGCTGGAATTCGGCGTAGCCTTCTGCGAGGCCTCGGGAGATTGTCTAATTCGAAAGGATGGCAACGCTCCCGACCTGGTCGAGACGGCGGTTGAGAACGCCGGAAAGATCGCTGCTGGTCATAGTTTCGTCGTCCTTTTGAGAAACGGCTATCCCATAAACGTGTTGGACCGTATAAAAGGGTGTCAGGAGGTTTGCCGGATTTTCGCCGCCACGGCGAATCCGATTCAGGTTTTGGTCGCGGAGACGGAGCAGGGCAGAGGGGTTGTAGGCGTGGTGGACGGCTTCGTTCCCAAGGGAGTCGAGTCCGAGGAGGATGTAGCGGCCAGAAAAAGCCTCCTCAAAGATATCATAGGATACAAAAGGTGA
- a CDS encoding ABC transporter substrate-binding protein: MSFRSFGVALFLLLLTALSSAEAEVPRSVEEGWAWPIAVIPPSDGWDSPSGRSVAPVVEYAQGLVNDSIEGIKEHDVFLRLESGDVFDSSDMARWRKEGFLAVISFADERVNRVLADSWRQGDPVLLLADDSSTVLRDEKEVVKAGLFSLDLHDSYVTRAAVETAVSILPPASEVGLLSDRLAQSLSRGARAVSRGLREGGLNSQVFWVAGGGTDSFSMMAQEMLGFGSDMVVVWMTDMAAREFYRQLRVLDGSVPVWSGGASLDGIVGLEGIMTVDQDLPLRLDKAIKTLKTDVWDATRVRVPDSPLAAKAYACCQWVFQGLKDVQKADPEHLAKVMASTKGIPLGSENLEINPVTHRPSVKKVAVIRAKKGKWIQDEIFSLSESGAGYYFGTPKNE, from the coding sequence GTGAGCTTCCGAAGCTTTGGAGTGGCTCTTTTTCTCCTTTTGCTGACGGCCCTGTCCTCGGCGGAGGCCGAGGTTCCCCGCTCGGTGGAGGAGGGGTGGGCCTGGCCGATCGCGGTGATACCGCCTTCCGACGGTTGGGACAGCCCTTCCGGCCGGTCTGTGGCTCCCGTGGTGGAGTACGCTCAAGGGCTTGTCAACGACAGTATCGAGGGGATAAAGGAACACGACGTCTTTTTGCGCCTGGAGTCGGGCGACGTGTTCGATTCTTCCGACATGGCCCGTTGGAGAAAAGAGGGTTTTCTGGCGGTGATCTCCTTCGCCGACGAGAGGGTCAACCGTGTGCTGGCCGATTCGTGGCGACAGGGAGATCCGGTGTTGCTCTTGGCGGACGATTCCTCCACAGTTTTGAGGGACGAAAAGGAGGTCGTAAAGGCAGGACTTTTTTCACTTGACCTTCACGATTCCTACGTTACAAGGGCCGCCGTCGAGACCGCCGTATCGATCCTTCCTCCCGCGAGCGAGGTGGGGCTTTTATCCGATCGTCTGGCCCAGTCTCTTTCCAGAGGAGCCAGAGCCGTCTCGAGAGGCCTGAGAGAGGGAGGGCTCAATTCTCAGGTTTTCTGGGTTGCCGGAGGGGGCACCGATTCGTTTTCCATGATGGCTCAGGAGATGCTGGGCTTCGGATCCGATATGGTAGTGGTCTGGATGACCGACATGGCAGCCAGGGAATTTTACCGGCAGTTGAGGGTGCTGGATGGATCCGTTCCGGTATGGTCCGGTGGGGCTTCTCTGGACGGTATCGTCGGTTTAGAGGGAATAATGACTGTCGATCAGGATCTGCCCCTTAGGCTCGACAAAGCTATCAAGACCCTCAAGACCGACGTCTGGGATGCCACCAGGGTTCGGGTTCCGGACAGCCCTCTGGCTGCCAAGGCCTACGCCTGCTGTCAGTGGGTATTTCAGGGGCTGAAAGACGTACAGAAGGCCGATCCCGAGCACTTGGCCAAGGTAATGGCGTCCACCAAGGGAATTCCTCTAGGATCGGAGAACTTGGAGATAAACCCCGTTACCCATCGTCCTTCTGTGAAGAAGGTGGCGGTCATAAGGGCAAAAAAAGGAAAATGGATTCAGGACGAGATATTCTCCCTTTCCGAGTCCGGAGCCGGCTATTACTTCGGAACTCCTAAAAATGAATAA
- a CDS encoding virulence factor: MRYAIAFDLDQDTLSKSYPNPSYTNAYNDIKKILEDHGFSRRQGSVYFGNETVDAVKCVLAAQKLAKEFSWFPSSVKDIRMLRVEDDNDLREAIESI, encoded by the coding sequence GTGAGATATGCTATAGCATTTGATTTAGATCAAGATACTCTCTCTAAGAGTTATCCCAATCCAAGTTATACTAACGCATATAATGATATAAAGAAAATCTTAGAGGATCACGGTTTTAGCAGACGTCAAGGTAGTGTGTATTTTGGCAATGAAACCGTTGATGCTGTCAAATGTGTCCTGGCGGCCCAAAAGCTAGCTAAAGAATTTTCTTGGTTCCCCTCTAGCGTAAAGGACATCAGGATGCTAAGGGTTGAGGATGATAACGATTTAAGAGAGGCTATCGAGAGTATTTAA
- the hisIE gene encoding bifunctional phosphoribosyl-AMP cyclohydrolase/phosphoribosyl-ATP diphosphatase HisIE — MKPEDIKYGPDGLVPVVVQDADSGEVLMLAYGNEESMRLTLERGEMVFYSRSRKEIWHKGMTSGNRLPLASLQIDCDCDAVLARVHPMGPACHTGKISCFYRFIHGNDDDSPVFLGRLWAYLKKRSQDSPEESYTARLIAGPKSRVAQKIGEEGVETALAIATEDRKQTIYEAADLVYHLLVGLLASDLSPGEIWRELKKRHK, encoded by the coding sequence ATGAAACCGGAAGACATAAAATACGGTCCCGACGGCCTGGTACCGGTGGTGGTACAGGACGCCGACAGCGGAGAGGTCCTCATGCTGGCCTACGGGAACGAGGAATCCATGAGGCTGACCCTGGAGAGAGGCGAGATGGTCTTCTACAGTCGATCCAGAAAAGAGATATGGCACAAAGGAATGACAAGCGGCAACAGGCTGCCTCTGGCGTCGTTGCAGATAGACTGCGACTGCGACGCCGTCCTTGCCAGAGTGCATCCCATGGGACCGGCGTGCCACACAGGGAAGATCAGCTGCTTCTACCGCTTCATCCATGGAAACGACGACGATTCTCCCGTATTTCTGGGCCGTCTGTGGGCTTACCTGAAGAAGAGATCCCAGGACTCGCCGGAGGAAAGCTACACGGCCAGACTGATCGCCGGGCCCAAGAGCCGGGTCGCCCAGAAGATCGGGGAGGAAGGGGTGGAGACGGCCCTGGCGATAGCCACCGAGGACAGGAAACAGACTATCTACGAAGCAGCGGACCTGGTCTACCATCTGCTGGTGGGACTATTGGCCTCGGACCTGTCTCCGGGAGAGATCTGGAGAGAGCTGAAAAAAAGACATAAATAA
- the hisF gene encoding imidazole glycerol phosphate synthase subunit HisF, translating to MLTKRIIPCLDVKNGRVVKGINFVNLKDAGDPAELAELYSSEGADELVLLDISASEERRATMAEWVKAVADRLTIPFTVGGGISSAEQAREIIALGADKISLNTAAVKDPSLIERCSRLLGSQAVVVAVDVKRENGRWAVYIQGGANKTDLDGLEWIEKAQKLGCGEILLTSMDGDGTEAGYDLKLLRRVSLKATVPVIASGGAGKEEHILQAFRAGADAALAASIFHYGKLRIGDVKGYLVGAKIPVRI from the coding sequence ATGCTGACCAAGAGGATAATACCCTGCCTGGACGTTAAGAACGGACGGGTGGTAAAGGGCATAAACTTCGTAAACCTGAAGGACGCCGGAGATCCGGCGGAGCTGGCGGAGCTCTACTCCTCCGAGGGAGCGGACGAGCTTGTCCTGCTGGACATAAGCGCCTCGGAAGAAAGAAGGGCCACCATGGCCGAATGGGTAAAAGCCGTGGCGGATCGCCTGACCATACCCTTCACCGTCGGGGGAGGAATATCCTCGGCGGAACAGGCCAGAGAGATAATAGCCCTCGGAGCGGATAAGATCTCCCTGAACACCGCCGCGGTAAAAGACCCCTCTCTGATAGAGAGATGTTCGAGACTGCTGGGAAGCCAGGCCGTGGTGGTTGCGGTGGACGTCAAGAGGGAAAACGGCCGCTGGGCCGTCTATATCCAGGGAGGAGCGAATAAAACCGACCTGGACGGACTGGAATGGATAGAAAAAGCCCAGAAACTGGGCTGCGGCGAAATACTCCTGACATCGATGGACGGAGATGGAACGGAGGCGGGCTACGACCTCAAGCTTCTGAGACGAGTATCCCTTAAAGCCACCGTCCCGGTGATAGCATCGGGAGGAGCGGGAAAGGAAGAACACATACTTCAGGCCTTTCGAGCCGGAGCGGACGCAGCCCTGGCAGCGTCGATCTTCCACTACGGTAAGCTTAGGATAGGAGATGTGAAGGGGTACCTCGTCGGGGCGAAAATCCCGGTCAGGATATGA
- a CDS encoding HisA/HisF-related TIM barrel protein — MKKIEIYPAIDLYSRKVVRLTGGDFEKIKEYGDDPVETALSFAEAGARWIHLIDLEGAEKGSPVHLKELEKVAASTGLPVQYGGGLRTEEDVALALSSGAKRVYLGSLLFKGSPRTLWKRFGNSIVPSVDVKNGTVALSGWTEVTQLPPEEAITELLRIGYSTFLVTSVSRDGTASGPDLKLYERLKKTDGRILAAGGIRDKKDLADLAEIGVSGAVLGKSIYEGTVDLREAVEEFGIC, encoded by the coding sequence ATGAAAAAAATCGAGATATACCCAGCCATAGACCTATACAGCCGAAAGGTCGTCAGGTTGACCGGAGGAGACTTCGAAAAGATAAAGGAATACGGAGACGACCCGGTGGAAACAGCCCTATCCTTCGCAGAGGCGGGAGCCCGCTGGATACATCTTATAGATCTGGAGGGAGCGGAAAAAGGCTCTCCGGTCCACCTGAAAGAGCTGGAAAAGGTGGCAGCCTCCACCGGCCTGCCGGTTCAATACGGAGGGGGACTGAGAACGGAGGAGGACGTAGCCCTGGCCCTCTCCTCCGGAGCGAAAAGGGTATACCTGGGAAGCCTGCTGTTCAAGGGATCGCCGAGGACCCTGTGGAAAAGGTTCGGCAACTCCATCGTGCCATCGGTAGACGTCAAAAACGGAACCGTGGCGCTATCCGGATGGACCGAGGTAACCCAACTCCCTCCGGAGGAGGCTATAACGGAACTCCTCCGGATCGGCTACTCCACTTTTCTGGTCACGTCGGTATCCAGAGACGGCACCGCCTCCGGACCGGACCTGAAGCTCTACGAAAGGCTGAAAAAAACGGACGGACGGATCCTGGCGGCGGGAGGCATAAGGGACAAAAAAGACCTGGCCGACCTGGCCGAAATCGGCGTATCCGGAGCAGTGCTCGGCAAAAGCATCTACGAAGGCACGGTAGATCTCCGAGAGGCCGTCGAGGAATTCGGGATATGCTGA
- the hisH gene encoding imidazole glycerol phosphate synthase subunit HisH, producing MKQVGIVEYGAGNLGNVMRALKRLGRSGVLLESPDEIPESVSTIVLPGVGAFGPAMDSLRKKGWDRALIEWADRERPLLGICLGMQLFAEGSDENGSHRGLGLIEGKSEKLDMTPLPHMGWNDISTEDPILKPFDGSYLYFVHSYGLKNSKDRAATTEAGKVAFVSAVRKDSVMGLQFHPERSGDVGHAILDRILEELGR from the coding sequence GTGAAACAGGTTGGCATAGTGGAATACGGTGCCGGGAACCTGGGCAACGTTATGAGGGCCCTTAAAAGACTCGGCAGATCCGGCGTGCTGCTCGAATCCCCCGACGAGATCCCCGAATCCGTATCCACCATCGTTCTGCCCGGAGTCGGGGCTTTCGGACCGGCGATGGATTCTCTGAGAAAAAAAGGCTGGGACCGGGCCCTTATCGAATGGGCCGATAGAGAAAGGCCCCTTCTCGGAATATGTCTCGGAATGCAGCTCTTCGCCGAAGGAAGCGACGAAAACGGGAGCCACCGAGGGCTTGGACTCATAGAGGGAAAATCGGAAAAACTGGACATGACCCCTCTGCCCCACATGGGATGGAACGACATATCCACGGAAGACCCCATACTAAAGCCCTTCGACGGCAGCTACCTTTACTTCGTCCACAGCTACGGCCTTAAAAACTCGAAGGACCGGGCAGCCACGACCGAGGCGGGAAAAGTCGCCTTCGTCTCCGCCGTAAGGAAAGACTCCGTCATGGGGCTTCAGTTTCACCCGGAACGAAGCGGCGACGTAGGACACGCCATACTGGACCGAATACTGGAGGAACTAGGCCGATGA
- a CDS encoding imidazoleglycerol-phosphate dehydratase, whose protein sequence is MTTLKRGTKETSICLSLDISPEERSVDIDTGCGFMDHMLTLMAFHGGMSLKISARGDDVDEHHLTEDLAIVLGSALLKSLEGRKYERYGWCALPMDGSLALVAVDLSGRGSLTMEAPFPTEKCGTFDLELIPEFWRAFSREARATVHVKALAVDNSHHLAEAIFKGAGRALGQALAESSDLNSTKGRLL, encoded by the coding sequence ATGACAACCCTTAAAAGGGGGACTAAGGAGACCTCCATATGTCTGTCGCTGGACATCTCCCCCGAGGAAAGGTCCGTCGACATAGACACGGGATGCGGCTTCATGGACCACATGCTCACCCTGATGGCCTTCCACGGCGGAATGAGCCTTAAGATATCCGCCAGAGGAGACGACGTCGACGAACACCATCTGACGGAGGACCTCGCCATAGTCCTGGGATCCGCCCTGCTGAAGTCTCTAGAGGGGCGCAAATACGAAAGATACGGCTGGTGCGCACTGCCGATGGATGGATCTCTGGCACTGGTGGCGGTGGACCTGAGCGGCAGAGGAAGCCTCACCATGGAAGCCCCGTTTCCCACGGAAAAATGCGGAACCTTCGATCTGGAGCTGATACCGGAGTTCTGGAGGGCCTTCTCCAGGGAGGCCAGGGCCACGGTGCACGTAAAGGCCCTGGCGGTGGATAACTCCCACCACCTCGCGGAGGCCATCTTCAAAGGAGCTGGACGGGCCCTCGGCCAAGCACTTGCCGAATCGAGCGACCTGAACTCCACCAAGGGTAGACTCCTGTGA
- the hisG gene encoding ATP phosphoribosyltransferase, protein MLTIALPTGRVMKEAIELLREAGLPSKKLSNPGRELVIEEDKIRYILAKPMDVPLYVDRGVADLALVGSDVMWESGARLVELLDTGMGRCSLQVAGPPELGERFRCHRSELMWLRVASKYPKIADDHFSRRGVQVEIVHLNGSIELAPMLGMTDCILDIVQTGTTLKANGLVTLEKVAPVSLRLVASRKSASLGWNGIKPVLENMKGLVGEVVA, encoded by the coding sequence ATGCTGACCATAGCCCTGCCGACGGGACGAGTTATGAAAGAGGCGATAGAACTTCTGAGGGAAGCCGGGCTCCCGTCGAAAAAACTGAGCAACCCCGGCAGAGAACTGGTGATAGAGGAAGACAAAATACGCTATATCCTGGCAAAACCCATGGACGTTCCCCTCTACGTCGACAGAGGCGTGGCGGACCTCGCTCTGGTGGGAAGCGACGTGATGTGGGAATCTGGGGCCAGACTGGTGGAGCTTCTGGACACGGGAATGGGTCGATGCTCTCTCCAGGTGGCGGGACCTCCCGAGCTCGGCGAGAGGTTTCGCTGCCACAGATCGGAGCTCATGTGGCTCAGAGTCGCCAGCAAGTACCCAAAGATAGCCGACGACCACTTCTCAAGAAGAGGAGTCCAGGTGGAGATAGTCCATCTGAACGGATCGATAGAGCTGGCCCCCATGCTCGGCATGACCGACTGCATACTGGACATCGTCCAGACCGGCACGACCCTCAAGGCCAACGGCCTGGTTACACTGGAAAAGGTGGCTCCCGTGTCCCTCCGTCTGGTGGCCAGCAGGAAAAGCGCCTCCCTCGGATGGAACGGCATAAAACCGGTGCTGGAAAACATGAAGGGACTGGTAGGGGAGGTGGTGGCATGA
- a CDS encoding ATP phosphoribosyltransferase regulatory subunit, which produces MTSSRSMRRLPAGCRSTGGRMAIAMERCRHRFISLFNRHGYRLFWSSGLQLLETSWDLLPRTIRESLLVLTSPMGEPCCLRSDITLAAVNYLANHYSPQERPLRMCYADRLYRNPAPGGDLEKFQIGAELLGWEGEGADVEILSLLLEGLDSLGLIDGKLVLSDVTLVDNAMEKLDEELKSDLLKALQEGSYRTYFKLLSGCRSKENRLLEALPELKGGPEVLDEARKLTGAESLRSLDNISEILGRMGKSDRIAFDLGSIRELDYYSGPVFDVYSPESGKSLGGGGRYDSLLGSYGLSGQAIGFGLDLEELARHSIYRNPEPIVAIKGGGTPPDLVLSRCSAFHDAGLTTEITWSHDGDSGMARAKAKGYSWWYDPENDTVTDISREGGNTASLEVWFRNREEKGSC; this is translated from the coding sequence ATGACATCTTCGAGATCGATGAGACGGTTACCGGCAGGGTGCAGAAGCACCGGAGGACGCATGGCCATAGCCATGGAGAGATGCCGACATCGATTCATAAGCCTCTTCAACCGACACGGATACCGCCTCTTCTGGTCTTCCGGGCTCCAGTTGCTGGAGACCTCCTGGGATCTTCTTCCTCGAACCATAAGGGAGAGCCTTCTGGTACTGACCTCTCCCATGGGAGAGCCCTGCTGTCTTCGTTCCGACATAACACTGGCGGCGGTGAACTATCTGGCGAACCATTACTCCCCTCAGGAACGGCCTCTCAGGATGTGCTACGCCGATCGTCTCTACAGAAACCCCGCTCCAGGCGGGGACCTGGAGAAATTTCAGATCGGAGCCGAGCTGCTCGGATGGGAGGGAGAGGGTGCCGACGTGGAGATCCTCTCCCTTCTTTTGGAGGGACTGGACTCTCTGGGGCTGATCGACGGAAAGCTCGTTCTGAGCGACGTCACCCTAGTGGACAACGCCATGGAGAAACTGGACGAGGAGCTTAAATCCGACCTGCTGAAGGCCCTTCAGGAAGGATCATACAGAACCTACTTTAAACTTCTGTCCGGATGCCGATCCAAGGAAAACAGGCTTCTGGAGGCCCTTCCGGAGCTGAAGGGAGGCCCGGAGGTGCTGGACGAGGCCAGAAAACTGACAGGAGCAGAGTCCCTTCGATCCCTGGACAACATCAGTGAGATCCTCGGAAGGATGGGAAAATCGGACAGAATAGCCTTCGACCTGGGATCGATCAGAGAGCTGGACTACTACAGCGGACCGGTCTTCGACGTCTACTCCCCCGAATCGGGAAAATCTCTGGGAGGCGGAGGACGATACGACAGCCTGTTAGGCTCCTACGGCCTCAGCGGCCAGGCCATAGGCTTCGGACTCGATCTGGAGGAACTGGCCAGACACTCGATCTACAGGAACCCGGAACCGATAGTGGCCATCAAAGGAGGAGGAACACCGCCGGACCTGGTCCTGTCCAGATGCTCCGCCTTCCACGACGCAGGGCTCACCACCGAGATAACCTGGAGCCACGACGGAGACTCGGGAATGGCCCGAGCCAAAGCCAAGGGATACTCCTGGTGGTACGATCCGGAAAACGACACAGTGACCGATATATCCAGGGAAGGCGGAAATACGGCGAGCCTGGAGGTCTGGTTTCGAAACAGAGAGGAGAAAGGCTCATGCTGA